From one Cynocephalus volans isolate mCynVol1 chromosome X, mCynVol1.pri, whole genome shotgun sequence genomic stretch:
- the LOC134367501 gene encoding A-kinase anchor protein 4-like: MSDDIDWLRSRRGVCKVDLYSPTGQKDQDRKVICFVDVSTLNVEDKDSEGAAGCSSEGDLNLETLEEKEIIVIKDTEKQDQSKMEGSVCLFKQTPSDPMSVLNWLLNDLQKYALGFQHALSPSASSCKHKIGNTDGEYHKIPSGNCCSVYANQLNMDYVANGPQSLHLEMTATKNTNNNQGPSTPPAKSPSTQRAVISPEGECSTDDLSFYVNRLSSLVIQMARKEIKEKLEGGSKCLHHSIYPPHGDKGKNSPRSAVSKIASEMARDAVEATSAEMNGNGEECREGDQRTFLYSELSNKNKGGDKQMCQRDSKDFADSISKGLMVYANQVASDMMVSVMKTLKVHSSGKPIPACVVLKRVLLKHTKEIVSDLIDSCMKNLHNITGVLMTDSDFVSALKRNLFNHGKQNAADIMEAILKRLVSALLGEKKETKSQSLSYASLKAGSHDPKCKNQSLEFSAMKAEMKGKDKGKTKPDPCKSLTSAEKVGEHILKESLTMWNQKQGNQGKMTTKACTSKEEKREKISPSTDSLAKDLIVSALMLIQYHLTQQAKGKDTCKEDCPGSTMDYLTQSAQYEKCGSGQSAKAMSMKHLETHGAPGPSTSLKENQQLDSEKLDMSNIVLTLIQKLLSESPFNCDDLSEGENKRSEKASKAASVSKRSNRGEEQCQDNQELDFIRGMKQMSWQFIDQLVESVMKLCLIMAKYSSNGAALAELEEQANLARCSHDGEMSQNNQDSPGPEVIVNNQCSTSNLQKQLQAVLQWIAASQFNVPMLYFMGDDDGQLEKLPDVSAKAAEKGYSVGDLLQEVMKFAKERQLDEAVGNMARKQLLDWLLTNL, encoded by the exons ATATGCTTTGTCGATGTGTCTACCCTGAATGTGGAAGATAAAGACTCCGAG GGTGCTGCTGGTTGCAGCTCAGAAGGTGACTTAAACCTGGAGActctggaagaaaaagagattatCGTGATCAAGGACACTGAGAAGCAAGACCAGTCTAAG ATGGAGGGATCTGTATGCCTTTTCAAACAAACTCCCTCTGATCCCATGAGTGTCCTCAATTGGCTTCTCAATGATCTCCAGAAGTATGCCTTGGGTTTCCAACACGCACTGAGCCCCTCAGCCTCTAGCTGTAAACATAAGATAGGAAACACAGATGGCGAATATCACAAAATACCCTCTGGGAACTGCTGCAGTGTCTATGCCAATCAGCTGAACATGGATTATGTGGCCAACGGACCTCAAAGCCTACATCTAGAAATGACAGCAACCAAAAACACCAACAATAACCAAGGTCCTTCGACTCCTCCTGCCAAGTCTCCTAGCACCCAGAGGGCAGTTATCTCCCCTGAAGGAGAATGTTCTACGGATGACCTTTCCTTCTATGTCAACCGACTATCTTCTCTGGTAATCCAGATGGCCCGTAAGGAAATCAAGGAGAAGTTAGAAGGTGGAAGCAAATGCCTTCATCATTCAATCTATCCACCCCATGGggacaaaggaaaaaacagcCCCCGCAGTGCTGTGAGCAAGATTGCTTCTGAAATGGCCCGTGATGCTGTGGAAGCGACCTCTGCAGAAATGAATGGCAATGGGGAGGAGTGTAGGGAAGGTGACCAGAGGACATTTCTGTATAGTGAATTATCCAACAAGAACAAGGGTGGAGACAAGCAGATGTGCCAGAGAGATAGCAAAGACTTTGCAGATTCTATCAGCAAAGGCCTCATGGTTTATGCAAATCAGGTAGCATCTGACATGATGGTTTCCGTTATGAAGACCTTGAAAGTGCACAGTTCTGGCAAGCCAATTCCAGCCTGTGTGGTCCTGAAGAGAGTGTTGTTAAAGCACACCAAGGAAATTGTGTCTGATTTGATTGATTCCTGCATGAAAAACTTGCATAATATTACTGGAGTCCTGATGACCGACTCAGATTTTGTCTCGGCTCTCAAGAGGAATCTGTTCAACCATGGAAAACAAAATGCTGCTGACATCATGGAGGCCATACTGAAGCGCCTGGTTAGTGCCCTTCTTGGCGAGAAGAAGGAGACTAAGTCTCAAAGTCTGTCATATGCATCTTTGAAAGCTGGGTCCCATGATCCTAAATGCAAGAACCAGAGTCTTGAATTCTCAGCCATGAAAGCTGAAATGAAGGGGAAGGACAAAGGCAAAACGAAGCCAGACCCATGCAAGTCATTAACCAGTGCTGAGAAAGTTGGTGAACACATTCTCAAGGAGAGCCTGACCATGTGGAACCAAAAGCAAGGAAACCAAGGTAAGATGACTACCAAAGCATGTACcagtaaagaagagaaaagagagaagatcagCCCTTCCACAGATTCACTGGCCAAGGACCTAATTGTCTCTGCCCTTATGCTGATCCAGTACCATCTGACTCAGCAGGCCAAGGGCAAAGATACATGCAAAGAAGACTGTCCTGGTTCTACCATGGACTATTTGACTCAGAGTGCCCAGTATGAAAAGTGTGGAAGTGGCCAAAGTGCCAAAGCAATGTCAATGAAACATCTAGAAACTCATGGAGCTCCTGGACCATCCACCTCTCTAAAGGAAAATCAACAGCTGGACTCCGAGAAGCTGGATATGTCAAACATTGTTCTAACGCTGATTCAGAAACTGCTTAGTGAGAGCCCCTTCAACTGTGATGATCTATCTGAAGGTGAGAACAAGCGTTCTGAGAAGGCAAGCAAAGCAGCTTCTGTGTCCAAGAGATCTAACAGAGGGGAAGAACAATGCCAGGACAATCAAGAACTTGACTTTATCAGGGGGATGAAGCAAATGAGCTGGCAATTTATAGATCAGCTGGTAGAATCTGTGATGAAGCTGTGCCTTATCATGGCTAAGTATAGCAGCAATGGCGCAGCCCTTGCTGAATTGGAAGAACAAGCAAACTTGGCCAGATGTAGTCATGATGGTGAGATGTCACAGAACAATCAAGACTCTCCTGGGCCTGAAGTCATCGTCAATAATCAGTGTTCTACAAGTAACTTGCAGAAGCAGCTCCAGGCTGTCCTGCAGTGGATTGCAGCCTCCCAGTTTAATGTGCCCATGCTCTACTTCATGGGAGATGATGACGGACAACTGGAGAAG CTTCCTGACGTTTCAGCTAAGGCAGCAGAGAAGGGGTACAGTGTGGGAGACCTTCTTCAAGAGGTCATGAAGTTTGCCAAGGAACGACAACTGGATGAAGCCGTGGGAAACATGGCTAGAAAACAACTTCTAGACTGGCTGCTCACTAACCTGTGA
- the LOC134367539 gene encoding A-kinase anchor protein 4-like, producing the protein MSDDIDWLRSRRGVCKVDLYSPTGQKDQDRKVICFVDVSTLNVEDKDSEGAAGCSSEGDLNLETLEEKEIIVIKDTEKQDQSKMEGSVCLFKQTPSDPMSVLNWLLNDLQKYALGFQHALSPSASSCKHKIGNTDGEYHKIPSGNCYSVYANQLNMDYVANGPQSLHLEMTATKNTNNNQGPSTPPAKSPSTQRAVISPEGECSTDDLSFYVNRLSSLVNQMARKEIKEKLEGGSKCLHHSIYPPHGDKGKNSPHSAVSKIASEMAHDAVEATSAEMNGNGEECREGDQRTFLYSELSNKNKGGDKQMCQRDSKDFADSISKGLMVYANQVASDMMVSVMKTLKVHSSGKPIPACVVLKRVLLKHTKEIVSDLIDSCMKNLHNITGVLMTDSDFVSALKRNLFNHGKQNAADITEAILKRLVSALLGEKKETKSQSLSYASLKAGSHDPKCKNQSLEFSAMKAEMKGKDKGKTKPDPCKSLTSAEKVGEHILKESLTMWNQKQGNQGKMTTKACTSKEEKREKISPSTDSLAKDLIVSALMLIQYHLTQQAKGKDTCKEDCPGSTMDYLTQSAQYEKCGSGQSAKAMSMKHLETHGAPGPSTSLKENQQLDSEKLDMSNIVLTLIQKLLSESPFNCDDLSEGENKRSEKASKAASVSKRSNRGEEQCQDNQELDFIRGMKQMSWQFIDQLVESVMKLCLIMAKYSSNGAALAELEEQANLARCSHDGEMSQNNQDSPGPEVIVNNQCSTSNLQKQLQAVLQWIAASQFNVPMLYFMGDDDGQLEKLPDVSAKAAEKGYSVGDLLQEVMKFAKERQLDEAVGNMARKQLLDWLLTNL; encoded by the exons atGTCTGATGATATTGACTGGTTACGCAGCCGCAGGGGCGTGTGCAAGGTAGATCTCTACAGCCCAACAGGACAGAAAGATCAAGACCGGAAAGTG ATATGCTTTGTCGATGTGTCTACCCTGAATGTGGAAGATAAAGACTCCGAG GGTGCTGCTGGTTGCAGCTCAGAAGGTGACTTAAACCTGGAGActctggaagaaaaagagattatCGTGATCAAGGACACTGAGAAGCAAGACCAGTCTAAG ATGGAGGGATCTGTATGCCTTTTCAAACAAACTCCCTCTGATCCCATGAGTGTCCTCAATTGGCTTCTCAATGATCTCCAGAAGTATGCCTTGGGTTTCCAACACGCACTGAGCCCCTCAGCCTCTAGCTGTAAACATAAGATAGGAAACACAGATGGCGAATATCACAAAATACCCTCTGGGAACTGCTACAGTGTCTATGCCAATCAGCTGAACATGGATTATGTGGCCAACGGACCTCAAAGCCTACATCTAGAAATGACAGCAACCAAAAACACCAACAATAACCAAGGTCCTTCGACTCCTCCAGCCAAGTCTCCTAGCACCCAGAGGGCAGTTATCTCCCCTGAAGGAGAATGTTCCACGGATGACCTTTCCTTCTATGTCAACCGACTATCTTCTCTGGTAAACCAGATGGCCCGTAAGGAAATCAAGGAGAAGTTAGAAGGTGGAAGCAAATGCCTTCATCATTCAATCTATCCACCCCATGGggacaaaggaaaaaacagcCCCCACAGTGCTGTGAGCAAGATTGCTTCTGAAATGGCCCATGATGCTGTGGAAGCGACCTCTGCAGAAATGAATGGCAATGGGGAGGAGTGTAGGGAAGGTGACCAGAGGACATTTCTGTATAGTGAATTATCCAACAAGAACAAGGGTGGAGACAAGCAGATGTGCCAGAGAGATAGCAAAGACTTTGCAGATTCTATCAGCAAAGGCCTCATGGTTTATGCAAATCAGGTAGCATCTGACATGATGGTTTCCGTTATGAAGACCTTGAAAGTGCACAGTTCTGGCAAGCCAATTCCAGCCTGTGTGGTCCTGAAGAGAGTGTTGTTAAAGCACACCAAGGAAATTGTGTCTGATTTGATTGATTCCTGCATGAAAAACTTGCATAATATTACTGGAGTCCTGATGACCGACTCAGATTTTGTCTCGGCTCTCAAGAGGAATCTGTTCAACCATGGAAAACAAAATGCTGCTGACATCACGGAGGCCATACTGAAGCGCCTGGTTAGTGCCCTTCTTGGCGAGAAGAAGGAGACTAAGTCTCAAAGTCTGTCATATGCATCTTTGAAAGCTGGGTCCCATGATCCTAAATGCAAGAACCAGAGTCTTGAATTCTCAGCCATGAAAGCTGAAATGAAGGGGAAGGACAAAGGCAAAACGAAGCCAGACCCATGCAAGTCATTAACCAGTGCTGAGAAAGTTGGTGAACACATTCTCAAGGAGAGCCTGACCATGTGGAACCAAAAGCAAGGAAACCAAGGTAAGATGACTACCAAAGCATGTACcagtaaagaagagaaaagagagaagatcagCCCTTCCACAGATTCACTGGCCAAGGACCTAATTGTCTCTGCCCTTATGCTGATCCAGTACCATCTGACTCAGCAGGCCAAGGGCAAAGATACATGCAAAGAAGACTGTCCTGGTTCTACCATGGACTATTTGACTCAGAGTGCCCAGTATGAAAAGTGTGGAAGTGGCCAAAGTGCCAAAGCAATGTCAATGAAACATCTAGAAACTCACGGAGCTCCTGGACCATCCACCTCTCTAAAGGAAAATCAACAGCTGGACTCCGAGAAGCTGGATATGTCAAACATTGTTCTAACGCTGATTCAGAAACTGCTTAGTGAGAGCCCCTTCAACTGTGATGATCTATCTGAAGGTGAGAACAAGCGTTCTGAGAAGGCAAGCAAAGCAGCTTCTGTGTCCAAGAGATCTAACAGAGGGGAAGAACAATGCCAGGACAATCAAGAACTTGACTTTATCAGGGGGATGAAGCAAATGAGCTGGCAATTTATAGATCAGCTGGTAGAATCTGTGATGAAGCTGTGCCTTATCATGGCTAAGTATAGCAGCAATGGCGCAGCCCTTGCTGAATTGGAAGAACAAGCAAACTTGGCCAGATGTAGTCATGATGGTGAGATGTCACAGAACAATCAAGACTCTCCTGGGCCTGAAGTCATCGTCAATAATCAGTGTTCTACAAGTAACTTGCAGAAGCAGCTCCAGGCTGTCCTGCAGTGGATTGCAGCCTCCCAGTTTAATGTGCCCATGCTCTACTTCATGGGAGATGATGACGGACAACTGGAGAAG CTTCCTGACGTTTCAGCTAAGGCAGCAGAGAAGGGGTACAGTGTGGGAGACCTTCTTCAAGAGGTCATGAAGTTTGCCAAGGAACGACAACTGGATGAAGCCGTGGGAAACATGGCTAGAAAACAACTTCTAGACTGGCTGCTCACTAACCTGTGA